The genome window CTGGTGGAGATCGATTCCGTGGCCATTGCCTACACCAAGCAGCAGGAGCTGAGCCGGACCGAGGAAGCCGTCTATCTGAGCCGGCCGGGCGTCTGGCTCATGGACTGGTTCATGCGCCACTTCCCGGTGCCCATGGTCAAGGAGTTCCTCAAGAGCGAAAGCTCCCTGGAAGGGCATGCCCTGGACGAGCGGGTGCGGCACGTGGTGGACGACCCGGTCAAGCTCGGTTTTGTCCGGGTCATGACCCGGACCATGAGCGACCATTGGGACCGGAGAAGGGAAGGAGTGGACAACGACCTGGCCCTGCTGGGGGCCATCGACCGGCTGCCCATGGACAGGATCCGCTGCCCGGTGCTTCTGCTGCACGGCGACGCCGAGGCGGATGTGCCCATGGCCCATGCGGAATACGCCCATTCGGTCCTGGCCGATTCCGAGCTGTACCGCATCCGGGGCGGCTCGCACATCGGATTCTGGGTCTCGGACAATGCCGAGACCGCCCAGCGTCATGCCGTGAACTGGCTGCTGGATCGCTTTTGCTC of Salidesulfovibrio onnuriiensis contains these proteins:
- a CDS encoding alpha/beta fold hydrolase; the protein is MTEFKSVTVEEYQECLRQPPLVAQTALGPVEYADRGVGPVLLSVHGGPGGYDQGLALAECFRKNGFRVIAPSRPGYLGTPLGEGTTPEGQGQVLAAFLDALELGPVAVVGASAGGPPSYALAQQRPDLVSALVEIDSVAIAYTKQQELSRTEEAVYLSRPGVWLMDWFMRHFPVPMVKEFLKSESSLEGHALDERVRHVVDDPVKLGFVRVMTRTMSDHWDRRREGVDNDLALLGAIDRLPMDRIRCPVLLLHGDAEADVPMAHAEYAHSVLADSELYRIRGGSHIGFWVSDNAETAQRHAVNWLLDRFCSEINPARSQYRCPTG